In Nostoc sp. UHCC 0926, a single genomic region encodes these proteins:
- a CDS encoding WD40 repeat domain-containing protein, which produces MKSLNFLKSKLAITALAIAVNITVIVIDVHSSSSNPPIGRSTITQSQSHIQLVHTLTGHKKVTFGVRAVVISPDGQTLISGGRDDTIKFWNLRTGKLLRSLDAHSDGVTSIAISPDGKRIVSGGITTPTMKVWDLRTQLMLNIESGHTLPVETVAISSDGRFIVSGSDDRTIKLWDLHTLKLLNTIAAHSDYVSKVTISPDIQTLVSTGGGDDNTIRLIDLQTKKTRHVLKGHKTGVDAIAITPDSKKLVTGSFGQLVSRNRAISTLKLWNLQTGKLLHEFPDNFSSVESLTISPDGKILICGNYDGSIKLWSLETLKLLHTFQDGSSSVLAVALSPDGKTLASSNEDSTIHIWQIN; this is translated from the coding sequence ATGAAATCATTGAATTTTCTCAAATCCAAACTAGCTATTACAGCCTTAGCTATTGCAGTAAACATCACTGTCATTGTCATTGATGTCCATTCTTCCAGTTCAAATCCTCCCATTGGCAGGAGTACAATTACTCAGTCACAATCACATATTCAACTTGTTCACACACTGACCGGCCATAAAAAAGTGACTTTTGGTGTTCGAGCAGTTGTGATTAGCCCGGATGGGCAAACCCTGATTAGTGGAGGTAGAGATGATACTATTAAATTCTGGAATCTCCGCACTGGAAAATTACTGCGTAGTTTAGATGCTCACTCAGATGGTGTTACTTCAATTGCTATTAGTCCAGATGGCAAGCGGATTGTAAGTGGTGGAATAACCACCCCAACAATGAAGGTTTGGGATTTACGTACTCAATTAATGCTTAACATCGAAAGTGGACATACGCTGCCAGTAGAAACCGTTGCTATTAGTTCAGATGGTAGATTTATTGTTAGTGGCAGTGATGATCGCACAATCAAGCTTTGGGATTTACACACGCTTAAGTTGCTTAATACCATTGCTGCACACTCAGATTATGTGAGTAAGGTTACAATTAGCCCTGATATACAAACCCTTGTTAGTACTGGGGGTGGCGATGACAATACAATTAGGCTGATTGATCTGCAAACTAAAAAAACGCGCCATGTTCTCAAAGGACATAAAACCGGAGTTGATGCTATTGCCATTACTCCAGATAGCAAAAAGCTCGTCACTGGCAGTTTTGGTCAATTAGTTTCTCGAAATCGTGCAATTAGTACCCTGAAGTTATGGAATCTTCAAACTGGAAAACTACTGCATGAGTTTCCTGACAATTTTAGTTCAGTTGAATCTCTTACCATCAGCCCCGATGGAAAAATTCTGATCTGCGGCAATTATGATGGCAGTATTAAACTGTGGAGCTTAGAGACTTTAAAACTGTTGCACACCTTTCAGGATGGTTCCAGTTCTGTTTTAGCGGTTGCTCTTAGTCCAGATGGTAAAACCCTCGCTAGTAGCAATGAGGATAGCACTATTCATATTTGGCAAATTAACTAA
- a CDS encoding group II intron reverse transcriptase/maturase produces MIRHSYKTSESWRALPWKKFRRNLFRLQKRVYKAVQVGDKRKARSLQKLILKSTSARFLAIRLVSQLNAGKKTGGIDGKKSLSFEERFNLEELLKMNSGNWKHQGLREIPIPKKDGSTRMLKIPTIADRAWQCLAKYALEPAHEATFHARSYGFRTGRSAHDAQKYIFSNLNSEANGINKRVIELDIEKCFDRINHSSIMDELIAPFGLKLGIFRCLKAGVNPEFPEQGTPQGGVVSPLLANIALNGIESIHRYNKQGNRRITDKTSKGDIREPSIRYADDMVIILRPEDDATEILERISEFLRIRGMNVSQKKTKVTAATDGFDFLGWHFKVQKNGKFNSTPSVDNFKAFRKKVKHIVNNSNYGSIVKAEKLAPVVRGWRNYHKFCKMGGSKFSLWHINHRAFKVFNKETKQNRHTCRKLIKKAFPAVPYSESKHVMVKGTKSPYDGDTAYWSERNSKLYNGETSIALKKQNHRCASCGLKFIDEERVHLHHIDGNHVNWKKNNLEAIHESCHDYKHISKRASGEHRKLGAMKVARPDLTERCAG; encoded by the coding sequence ATGATTAGGCACAGTTACAAAACTAGTGAATCTTGGAGAGCTTTACCGTGGAAGAAATTCCGCCGTAACCTTTTCCGCCTTCAAAAGCGCGTGTACAAAGCTGTTCAAGTTGGAGACAAGCGGAAGGCTAGGTCACTCCAAAAGCTTATTCTAAAATCAACCTCGGCTCGATTTCTTGCAATTAGACTTGTATCTCAGCTAAATGCTGGAAAAAAGACGGGTGGTATTGATGGTAAGAAATCACTCTCATTTGAAGAACGCTTCAACCTTGAAGAACTACTGAAAATGAATAGCGGAAATTGGAAGCATCAAGGACTACGGGAAATCCCTATCCCCAAGAAGGACGGGAGTACCAGAATGCTAAAGATACCAACCATCGCGGATAGAGCCTGGCAATGCCTAGCAAAATATGCACTTGAACCAGCACACGAAGCCACTTTCCACGCTAGAAGTTATGGGTTCAGAACTGGGCGCTCTGCCCACGATGCACAGAAGTACATCTTTAGCAACCTAAACTCCGAGGCTAACGGAATAAATAAGCGAGTAATTGAACTCGATATTGAAAAGTGCTTCGATAGGATTAATCACTCATCAATAATGGACGAACTCATCGCCCCTTTTGGCTTAAAACTCGGTATTTTCCGATGCCTTAAGGCAGGAGTCAACCCAGAATTCCCTGAACAAGGAACACCCCAAGGGGGAGTAGTTAGCCCACTATTAGCCAACATTGCACTTAACGGGATTGAAAGTATCCACAGATACAATAAACAAGGAAATAGAAGAATCACTGATAAAACCTCAAAAGGGGATATCAGAGAACCATCAATCCGTTACGCGGATGACATGGTTATTATACTCCGACCCGAAGATGATGCAACAGAGATACTTGAAAGAATCAGCGAGTTCCTCCGTATACGCGGAATGAATGTAAGCCAAAAGAAAACCAAAGTGACCGCAGCGACAGATGGATTTGATTTCCTCGGCTGGCACTTCAAAGTACAGAAAAACGGAAAGTTTAACAGCACTCCCTCAGTGGACAACTTCAAAGCATTCCGTAAGAAAGTAAAACACATCGTCAACAACTCGAATTATGGTTCTATCGTGAAGGCTGAGAAATTAGCCCCGGTAGTTAGAGGGTGGAGAAATTACCATAAGTTCTGCAAGATGGGTGGGTCAAAGTTTTCCTTATGGCACATCAATCATAGAGCTTTTAAGGTATTCAATAAGGAAACCAAGCAAAATCGTCATACATGCAGGAAGCTAATAAAAAAAGCATTCCCAGCTGTTCCTTACTCCGAAAGTAAACACGTCATGGTTAAGGGAACGAAATCCCCCTATGACGGAGATACAGCCTACTGGAGCGAGCGTAACAGTAAACTCTACAACGGCGAAACTTCTATTGCTCTTAAGAAGCAAAACCATAGATGTGCATCCTGCGGCTTAAAGTTCATCGATGAGGAACGGGTTCACCTGCATCACATCGACGGAAATCACGTCAACTGGAAGAAAAATAATCTTGAAGCAATTCATGAGAGTTGCCACGATTACAAACACATAAGCAAACGCGCAAGCGGAGAACATCGGAAGCTGGGTGCGATGAAAGTCGCACGCCCAGATTTAACTGAGAGATGCGCGGGATAA
- a CDS encoding pentapeptide repeat-containing protein, translating to MKNIISIGWNSWLKRHKESILLFDSIATANEIAFILNGQWDGCNGVIIAKCDEVAVNTAAKLLEATWCYQGASKAVLDRVTTDELLRRYAMGERNFINANLRCAVFASAKLSEINLSYAKLSWADLSQANLSKADLTAADLSEANLSGADLSKAYLMRTNLTKADLQQASLRGANLSNANLSEVNLTDADLRGANLALADLRGANFNFCNLSGANLTGAKLIESDLAFAL from the coding sequence ATGAAAAATATTATCTCGATTGGTTGGAATAGCTGGTTAAAACGGCACAAGGAATCTATTTTACTATTTGACTCAATTGCTACCGCTAATGAGATTGCCTTTATACTTAACGGTCAATGGGATGGCTGCAATGGTGTGATCATAGCTAAATGTGATGAGGTAGCTGTTAATACTGCGGCCAAACTATTAGAAGCTACATGGTGTTATCAAGGCGCATCAAAAGCTGTTTTAGACAGAGTAACAACTGATGAACTTTTACGCCGTTATGCAATGGGAGAAAGAAATTTTATTAATGCTAATTTGAGGTGTGCAGTATTTGCATCAGCGAAACTGAGTGAAATTAACCTAAGTTATGCAAAGTTGAGTTGGGCAGACTTAAGTCAAGCCAATCTAAGTAAAGCCGATTTAACGGCGGCAGACCTAAGTGAAGCTAATTTAAGTGGAGCCGACCTGAGTAAGGCATACCTAATGAGGACAAACCTAACCAAGGCAGACCTGCAACAAGCTTCACTGAGGGGAGCTAATCTAAGTAACGCTAACTTAAGTGAAGTTAACCTCACTGATGCAGACCTAAGAGGAGCTAATCTAGCATTAGCAGACCTAAGAGGGGCAAATTTTAACTTCTGCAATTTGAGTGGGGCTAACCTAACAGGTGCCAAGTTAATTGAAAGTGACTTGGCTTTTGCTCTCTAA